Proteins co-encoded in one Benincasa hispida cultivar B227 unplaced genomic scaffold, ASM972705v1 Contig55, whole genome shotgun sequence genomic window:
- the LOC120069701 gene encoding 2-oxoglutarate-Fe(II) type oxidoreductase hxnY-like isoform X4, which yields MENPTENDSNPKFLALNCIDLSSSDVNRSVSLLKQACLDTGFFYAVNHGITEEFMDEVFAQSKRLFSLPLSDKMKLLRNEKHRGYTPILDELLDPDNQIRVGDYKEGYYIGIEEKNPGDDSDGERPFYGPNIWPAEDLLPGWRKIMEKFHTQALEVARAIARLIALALDLENDFFDKAETLGEPIAILRLLHYEGQVSEPAKGIFGAGAHTDYGLITLLATDENLGLQICKDKDAKPQIWQYVAPLKGTFVVNLGDMLERWSNCIFKSTLHRVLVNGQDRYSIAYFVEPNHDCLVECLPTCKSDKNPPKFPPIRCRTYLSQRYKETHVDLSTYKK from the exons ATGGAAAATCCGACCGAAAACGATTCGAATCCGAAATTCTTAGCACTCAACTGTATCGACCTTTCTAGTTCAGATGTTAATCGATCGGTTTCGTTACTCAAGCag GCCTGTTTGGATACCGGATTCTTTTACGCTGTGAATCATGGAATAACGGAGGAATTCATGGATGAGGTTTTTGCTCAGAGCAAAAGGCTTTTCAGTCTGCCACTGAGTGATAAAATGAAACTTCTGAGAAACGAGAAGCATAGAGGCTATACTCCTATTCTCGACGAATTGCTTGATCCTGATAATCAAATACGAG TAGGAGATTACAAAGAGGGGTATTATATAgggattgaagaaaaaaatcctGGAGATGATTCAGATGGTGAAAGGCCATTTTATGGTCCAAATATTTGGCCTGCAGAAG ATTTGTTACCTGGCTGGAGGAAGATCATGGAGAAGTTTCATACACAAGCACT AGAGGTTGCAAGAGCAATTGCAAGGCTCATTGCTCTTGCACTTGATCTTGAGAATGATTTTTTTGACAAGGCAGAAACGCTCGGTGAGCCTATTGCAATCTTGCGCTTGTTACACTATGAAG GCCAAGTTTCTGAACCCGCGAAAGGAATATTTGGAGCTGGAGCTCATACAGACTATGGTCTAATCACACTATTGGCAACAGACGAGAACCTTGGTCTCCAA ATTTGCAAGGATAAAGATGCTAAACCTCAAATATGGCAATATGTAGCACCACTTAAAGG AACTTTTGTGGTGAACCTTGGAGACATGCTGGAGCGCTGGAGCAACTGCATATTTAA GTCCACATTACATAGAGTTCTGGTTAATGGTCAAGATAGATATTCT ATTGCATATTTTGTGGAACCTAATCATGATTGTCTTGTCGaatgtttgccaacctgcaagTCAGACAAAAACCCTCCCAA GTTTCCTCCAATTAGATGCAGGACGTATTTGAGTCAGCGTTACAAAGAAACTCACGTCGATCTAAGTACTTACAAAAAATAG
- the LOC120069701 gene encoding 2-oxoglutarate-Fe(II) type oxidoreductase hxnY-like isoform X5, translated as MDEVFAQSKRLFSLPLSDKMKLLRNEKHRGYTPILDELLDPDNQIRVGDYKEGYYIGIEEKNPGDDSDGERPFYGPNIWPAEDLLPGWRKIMEKFHTQALEVARAIARLIALALDLENDFFDKAETLGEPIAILRLLHYEGQVSEPAKGIFGAGAHTDYGLITLLATDENLGLQICKDKDAKPQIWQYVAPLKGTFVVNLGDMLERWSNCIFKSTLHRVLVNGQDRYSIAYFVEPNHDCLVECLPTCKSDKNPPKFPPIRCRTYLSQRYKETHVDLSTYKK; from the exons ATGGATGAGGTTTTTGCTCAGAGCAAAAGGCTTTTCAGTCTGCCACTGAGTGATAAAATGAAACTTCTGAGAAACGAGAAGCATAGAGGCTATACTCCTATTCTCGACGAATTGCTTGATCCTGATAATCAAATACGAG TAGGAGATTACAAAGAGGGGTATTATATAgggattgaagaaaaaaatcctGGAGATGATTCAGATGGTGAAAGGCCATTTTATGGTCCAAATATTTGGCCTGCAGAAG ATTTGTTACCTGGCTGGAGGAAGATCATGGAGAAGTTTCATACACAAGCACT AGAGGTTGCAAGAGCAATTGCAAGGCTCATTGCTCTTGCACTTGATCTTGAGAATGATTTTTTTGACAAGGCAGAAACGCTCGGTGAGCCTATTGCAATCTTGCGCTTGTTACACTATGAAG GCCAAGTTTCTGAACCCGCGAAAGGAATATTTGGAGCTGGAGCTCATACAGACTATGGTCTAATCACACTATTGGCAACAGACGAGAACCTTGGTCTCCAA ATTTGCAAGGATAAAGATGCTAAACCTCAAATATGGCAATATGTAGCACCACTTAAAGG AACTTTTGTGGTGAACCTTGGAGACATGCTGGAGCGCTGGAGCAACTGCATATTTAA GTCCACATTACATAGAGTTCTGGTTAATGGTCAAGATAGATATTCT ATTGCATATTTTGTGGAACCTAATCATGATTGTCTTGTCGaatgtttgccaacctgcaagTCAGACAAAAACCCTCCCAA GTTTCCTCCAATTAGATGCAGGACGTATTTGAGTCAGCGTTACAAAGAAACTCACGTCGATCTAAGTACTTACAAAAAATAG
- the LOC120069701 gene encoding 2-oxoglutarate-Fe(II) type oxidoreductase hxnY-like isoform X1 — MVFCSILLSNRRRSFFFFFFLISFSATMENPTENDSNPKFLALNCIDLSSSDVNRSVSLLKQACLDTGFFYAVNHGITEEFMDEVFAQSKRLFSLPLSDKMKLLRNEKHRGYTPILDELLDPDNQIRVGDYKEGYYIGIEEKNPGDDSDGERPFYGPNIWPAEDLLPGWRKIMEKFHTQALEVARAIARLIALALDLENDFFDKAETLGEPIAILRLLHYEGQVSEPAKGIFGAGAHTDYGLITLLATDENLGLQICKDKDAKPQIWQYVAPLKGTFVVNLGDMLERWSNCIFKSTLHRVLVNGQDRYSIAYFVEPNHDCLVECLPTCKSDKNPPKFPPIRCRTYLSQRYKETHVDLSTYKK; from the exons ATGGTGTTTTGTTCTATTCTGTTGAGCAATAGGAGGcggagcttttttttttttttttttttgataagtTTCTCGGCGACTATGGAAAATCCGACCGAAAACGATTCGAATCCGAAATTCTTAGCACTCAACTGTATCGACCTTTCTAGTTCAGATGTTAATCGATCGGTTTCGTTACTCAAGCag GCCTGTTTGGATACCGGATTCTTTTACGCTGTGAATCATGGAATAACGGAGGAATTCATGGATGAGGTTTTTGCTCAGAGCAAAAGGCTTTTCAGTCTGCCACTGAGTGATAAAATGAAACTTCTGAGAAACGAGAAGCATAGAGGCTATACTCCTATTCTCGACGAATTGCTTGATCCTGATAATCAAATACGAG TAGGAGATTACAAAGAGGGGTATTATATAgggattgaagaaaaaaatcctGGAGATGATTCAGATGGTGAAAGGCCATTTTATGGTCCAAATATTTGGCCTGCAGAAG ATTTGTTACCTGGCTGGAGGAAGATCATGGAGAAGTTTCATACACAAGCACT AGAGGTTGCAAGAGCAATTGCAAGGCTCATTGCTCTTGCACTTGATCTTGAGAATGATTTTTTTGACAAGGCAGAAACGCTCGGTGAGCCTATTGCAATCTTGCGCTTGTTACACTATGAAG GCCAAGTTTCTGAACCCGCGAAAGGAATATTTGGAGCTGGAGCTCATACAGACTATGGTCTAATCACACTATTGGCAACAGACGAGAACCTTGGTCTCCAA ATTTGCAAGGATAAAGATGCTAAACCTCAAATATGGCAATATGTAGCACCACTTAAAGG AACTTTTGTGGTGAACCTTGGAGACATGCTGGAGCGCTGGAGCAACTGCATATTTAA GTCCACATTACATAGAGTTCTGGTTAATGGTCAAGATAGATATTCT ATTGCATATTTTGTGGAACCTAATCATGATTGTCTTGTCGaatgtttgccaacctgcaagTCAGACAAAAACCCTCCCAA GTTTCCTCCAATTAGATGCAGGACGTATTTGAGTCAGCGTTACAAAGAAACTCACGTCGATCTAAGTACTTACAAAAAATAG
- the LOC120069701 gene encoding 2-oxoglutarate-Fe(II) type oxidoreductase hxnY-like isoform X2: protein MVFCSILLSNRRRSFFFFFFLISFSATMENPTENDSNPKFLALNCIDLSSSDVNRSVSLLKQACLDTGFFYAVNHGITEEFMDEVFAQSKRLFSLPLSDKMKLLRNEKHRGYTPILDELLDPDNQIRGDYKEGYYIGIEEKNPGDDSDGERPFYGPNIWPAEDLLPGWRKIMEKFHTQALEVARAIARLIALALDLENDFFDKAETLGEPIAILRLLHYEGQVSEPAKGIFGAGAHTDYGLITLLATDENLGLQICKDKDAKPQIWQYVAPLKGTFVVNLGDMLERWSNCIFKSTLHRVLVNGQDRYSIAYFVEPNHDCLVECLPTCKSDKNPPKFPPIRCRTYLSQRYKETHVDLSTYKK, encoded by the exons ATGGTGTTTTGTTCTATTCTGTTGAGCAATAGGAGGcggagcttttttttttttttttttttgataagtTTCTCGGCGACTATGGAAAATCCGACCGAAAACGATTCGAATCCGAAATTCTTAGCACTCAACTGTATCGACCTTTCTAGTTCAGATGTTAATCGATCGGTTTCGTTACTCAAGCag GCCTGTTTGGATACCGGATTCTTTTACGCTGTGAATCATGGAATAACGGAGGAATTCATGGATGAGGTTTTTGCTCAGAGCAAAAGGCTTTTCAGTCTGCCACTGAGTGATAAAATGAAACTTCTGAGAAACGAGAAGCATAGAGGCTATACTCCTATTCTCGACGAATTGCTTGATCCTGATAATCAAATACGAG GAGATTACAAAGAGGGGTATTATATAgggattgaagaaaaaaatcctGGAGATGATTCAGATGGTGAAAGGCCATTTTATGGTCCAAATATTTGGCCTGCAGAAG ATTTGTTACCTGGCTGGAGGAAGATCATGGAGAAGTTTCATACACAAGCACT AGAGGTTGCAAGAGCAATTGCAAGGCTCATTGCTCTTGCACTTGATCTTGAGAATGATTTTTTTGACAAGGCAGAAACGCTCGGTGAGCCTATTGCAATCTTGCGCTTGTTACACTATGAAG GCCAAGTTTCTGAACCCGCGAAAGGAATATTTGGAGCTGGAGCTCATACAGACTATGGTCTAATCACACTATTGGCAACAGACGAGAACCTTGGTCTCCAA ATTTGCAAGGATAAAGATGCTAAACCTCAAATATGGCAATATGTAGCACCACTTAAAGG AACTTTTGTGGTGAACCTTGGAGACATGCTGGAGCGCTGGAGCAACTGCATATTTAA GTCCACATTACATAGAGTTCTGGTTAATGGTCAAGATAGATATTCT ATTGCATATTTTGTGGAACCTAATCATGATTGTCTTGTCGaatgtttgccaacctgcaagTCAGACAAAAACCCTCCCAA GTTTCCTCCAATTAGATGCAGGACGTATTTGAGTCAGCGTTACAAAGAAACTCACGTCGATCTAAGTACTTACAAAAAATAG
- the LOC120069701 gene encoding 2-oxoglutarate-Fe(II) type oxidoreductase hxnY-like isoform X3 → MVFCSILLSNRRRSFFFFFFLISFSATMENPTENDSNPKFLALNCIDLSSSDVNRSVSLLKQACLDTGFFYAVNHGITEEFMDEVFAQSKRLFSLPLSDKMKLLRNEKHRGYTPILDELLDPDNQIRVGDYKEGYYIGIEEKNPGDDSDGERPFYGPNIWPAEDLLPGWRKIMEKFHTQALEVARAIARLIALALDLENDFFDKAETLGEPIAILRLLHYEGQVSEPAKGIFGAGAHTDYGLITLLATDENLGLQICKDKDAKPQIWQYVAPLKGTFVVNLGDMLERWSNCIFKSTLHRVLVNGQDRYSIAYFVEPNHDCLVECLPTCKSDKNPPKGHVCCLLVLLT, encoded by the exons ATGGTGTTTTGTTCTATTCTGTTGAGCAATAGGAGGcggagcttttttttttttttttttttgataagtTTCTCGGCGACTATGGAAAATCCGACCGAAAACGATTCGAATCCGAAATTCTTAGCACTCAACTGTATCGACCTTTCTAGTTCAGATGTTAATCGATCGGTTTCGTTACTCAAGCag GCCTGTTTGGATACCGGATTCTTTTACGCTGTGAATCATGGAATAACGGAGGAATTCATGGATGAGGTTTTTGCTCAGAGCAAAAGGCTTTTCAGTCTGCCACTGAGTGATAAAATGAAACTTCTGAGAAACGAGAAGCATAGAGGCTATACTCCTATTCTCGACGAATTGCTTGATCCTGATAATCAAATACGAG TAGGAGATTACAAAGAGGGGTATTATATAgggattgaagaaaaaaatcctGGAGATGATTCAGATGGTGAAAGGCCATTTTATGGTCCAAATATTTGGCCTGCAGAAG ATTTGTTACCTGGCTGGAGGAAGATCATGGAGAAGTTTCATACACAAGCACT AGAGGTTGCAAGAGCAATTGCAAGGCTCATTGCTCTTGCACTTGATCTTGAGAATGATTTTTTTGACAAGGCAGAAACGCTCGGTGAGCCTATTGCAATCTTGCGCTTGTTACACTATGAAG GCCAAGTTTCTGAACCCGCGAAAGGAATATTTGGAGCTGGAGCTCATACAGACTATGGTCTAATCACACTATTGGCAACAGACGAGAACCTTGGTCTCCAA ATTTGCAAGGATAAAGATGCTAAACCTCAAATATGGCAATATGTAGCACCACTTAAAGG AACTTTTGTGGTGAACCTTGGAGACATGCTGGAGCGCTGGAGCAACTGCATATTTAA GTCCACATTACATAGAGTTCTGGTTAATGGTCAAGATAGATATTCT ATTGCATATTTTGTGGAACCTAATCATGATTGTCTTGTCGaatgtttgccaacctgcaagTCAGACAAAAACCCTCCCAA aGGCCATGTTTGCTGTTTATTGGTATTATTGACGTAA